TACCTTGAAACCTACAGCCCTACGCCCTGGGAAGTGCTGCGGAAGTTCACCGAGGTCGAGAGCAGCGCCAACGGTGACCGCCCAGAGTTGGCCAAGGCTATAGAGTTAACCCGGAAGACCAGGGCCACAGTCCTGGTGTCGAAGCTGGACCGCCTGTCGCGCCGGGTGTCTTTGATCGCTTCGCTGATGGAGGACAAGCTGGTCCCCTTTCGGGTCGCTTCGATGCCCCACGCCGACGCTTTGCAGCTTTGCATCTATGCGGCCCTGGCCGAACAGGAGCGGCAGTTCATCACCCTCCGCACCAACGTGGTCTTACAGAAGGCCAACGGCTGTGGCGTCAAGCTAGGTAGCCTCCGGGACGCCACCATGAAGCGAAACGAAAGCGTGAAGGCCCAGGCCAAGGAACGGGCCGAGGCATGGCGAGGCGTCGTGGAGCCGCTCCGTGGAGCCGGCAAGAGCATCAGGGAGATTGCCGAGGCACTGAACGCCGCCGGCATCAAGACTGCTCGCGGCGGAACATGGCACCCGACGACCGTCCAGCGGGTTGTGGATCGCCTTAGGAGGCAGGCGGGGCGGCGCTCAGCTCCTCTTCGTTGCGGATGACGAGGCGAGGCATGCGGGCGCAACGATGCGCTCGATCATACGTCTCCCTCATGCCGGCGCATGAAGCGGCGCCAGCGTTCATATTCCTCGGGCGTGAAGCGGGCCTTCTAGCTCAAGCTAGAGCGACTTGACCTTCGCAATTGCGGCCTCCCGCGTCCACTCCCGCCCGTGATCACTGCTGGTCTGGGGTAGGTCGAAGACGCTGATGCCCCAGGTCCAAGGCGCGCAGCGTTCCGGGGCGTTCGCGTGTCGTCGACAATCACGGCGATCCGCTCGCCCTCGTCGTCAATGACATGCTGGTACGCCTCACCGTCCGGATACGCCCCACCGAGATCGCCGCCGCGTCGAAGTCTTGCCGTCGTGCCTCAGACGGCTCGGGAATGGCCAGACTCGCGGAGATCACGGTCCCGGCCTGTGGACGTCGGCCGCAAACGCCGCTCATGGACGCCCCGAGCGGAGTGCGTTCGGCCGCGAGCGCATCACCGCGCTCATAAGCGGCTCCAGCACATCCGGGGACCGGACTTTCTGCAAACACGACAAAATCGCTTTAACTACAATTCCGCATCAGAGGTATAAATCGTAGATCGCTGACAGAAGTGCATTTGACGCAGTTCGCTATCGTGCCCATTATTCCCTTCGGGAATGCCCGTAGATTTTCCTTGCCTTCTCCTGTCTATACATTCGTCGCCTATGTCTTCCGTGGTCCAGGGAGAGTTTGATGTCGGCTGAAGAACGCGGGCTCGCGCGGTTCATGATTAGG
Above is a genomic segment from Bosea sp. NBC_00550 containing:
- a CDS encoding recombinase family protein codes for the protein MPSQYVLYRRVSTEEQGKSCLGLEAQDRDIRLYLETYSPTPWEVLRKFTEVESSANGDRPELAKAIELTRKTRATVLVSKLDRLSRRVSLIASLMEDKLVPFRVASMPHADALQLCIYAALAEQERQFITLRTNVVLQKANGCGVKLGSLRDATMKRNESVKAQAKERAEAWRGVVEPLRGAGKSIREIAEALNAAGIKTARGGTWHPTTVQRVVDRLRRQAGRRSAPLRCG